The stretch of DNA TTACTGATGGTTAAGGTATATGTGAAACCCTTTACTGATGGTTAAAGTCTACAGAGCGAGAAACCCTTTACTGATGGTTAAAGTCTACAGAGCGAGAAACCCTTTACTGATGGTTAAAGTCTACAGAGCGAGAAACCCTTTACTGATGGTTAAAGTCTATGTGAAACCCTTTACTGATGGTTAAGGTATATGTGAAACCCTTTACTGATGGTTAAGGTATATGTGAAACCCTTTACTGATGGTTAAAGTCTATGTGAAACCCTTTACTGATGGTTAAAGTCTATGAGAAACCCTTTACTGATGGTTAAGGTCTATGTGAAACCCTTTACTGATGGTTAAGGTATATGTGAAACCCTTTACTGATGGTTAGTCTATGAGAAACCCTTTACTGATGGTTAAGGTATATGTGAAACCCTTTACTGATGGTTAAGGTATATGTGAAACCCTTTACTGATGGTTAAAGTCTATGAGAAACCCTTTACTGATGGTTAGTCTATGAGAAACCCTTTACTGATGGTTAGTCTATGAGAAACACTTTACTGATGGTTAAGGTATATGTGAAACCCTTTACTGATGGTTAAGGTCTATGTGAAACCCTTTACTGATGGTTAAGGTCTATGTGAAACCCTTTACTGATGGTTAAAGTCTATGAGAAACCCTTTACTGATGGTTAAAGTCTATGTGAAACCCTTTACTGATGGTTAAGGTATATGTGAAACCCTTTACTGATGGTTAAGGTATATGTGAAACCCTTTACTGATGGTTAGACTATGAGAAACCCTTTACTGATGGTTAGTCTATGTGAAACCCTTTACTGATGGTTAAGGTATATGTGAAACCCTTTACTGATGGTTAGTCTATGAGAAACCCTTTACTGATGGTTAGTCTATGAGAAACCCTTTACTGATGGTTAGTCTATGTGAAACCCTTTACTGATGGTTAAGGTCTATGTGAAACCCTTTACTGATGGTTAAGGTCTATGAGAAACCCTTTACTGATGGTTAAGGTCTATGAGAAACCCTTTACTGATGGTTAAGGTATATGTGAAACCCTTTACTGATGGTTAAGGTATATGTGAAACCCTTTACTGATGGTTAAGGTATATGAGAAACCCTTTACTGATGGTTAAAGTCTATGAGAAACCCTTTACTGATGGTTAAGGTCTATGAGAAACCATTTACTGATGGTTAAAGTCTATGTGAAACCCTTTACTGATGGTTAAGGTATATGTGAAACCCTTTACTGATGGTTAAAGTCTATGAGAAACCCTTTACTGATGGTTAAAATCTACCCCTTCATTGATCAGCAAACAGACATAGATCAGGTCAGAGTAATATGAGTTTCCCCCTTAATTGGCCAATAAATAGATAGTGTGAAAATAAATCATTTGAAAGAGGGGGACCGAGTTCTTAGGTAACATAGTGGGCAGATGGGTGTTTAAGTCCTGATTCTATACACTTCTGACCTGAAGGGATTTCTGTCTGCTTTATAGTGTGATGCAACACTGACTCCCAGTGTATTGATGTGGCATTACAATACATGGAAGCCAAATTGAACACCAATCCATTAACCGGTGTTATGATACCGATGGTTTGTTGAGACTGATGGTTTATAAGGTTGTGGCTACCATTACAGCGCCATCTAGTTGTCACGTTGGGGATAGCAGTTGTTGACAACTAGCATTTTAGCTAAGCCCTAACTAACCCTTTCCTACCCTTCATTAATTCTCCTATCCTGCTGTGTTAGTTCTCAAACCATCAATATCTTGAAACTGGAGTTAATGAATGAAATTGCATTCCATCCACAGGCAATGTCATTAAAAAGATTTCACAAAGTCTATTTATTTCCCACATTTAGATATTCTCCAGATATTGTACAGTTTGTATGTAACAGTTGCTATGCCGACGGCATGAAGCTGACACTCAGAATGAATCATTTTAAGCAGCGACTACACATTTGACAATGGTTCGCTATATTCATACAATGTACAACAGTTATCCATATGCATGTATAAACAATCTTTCTAAGAGTGAATACCAATTACTTTTCAAATAATTCATTTTTACATGATACATAAACAAAGCATTGTCTGGGAGGAGATTCCATAACATGAAAACGTCATGTTGGCAGATCCGTGAGCCAGCAGGGACACATCAAAAAACTCCAACATGAAGCAAACTACACAATTTAACATATCACACATACACGTTTAAAGGTGCAATCTGCAGTTGTTTCATCCATTTTTGGACCTCTTAAGAATATGATGTTCTAATATTACAAATGCCTCAtgtgcttagttcaactgtcataacAATCGAAAACCAAAATAAAAGCTTGTTTCACTCcagtgtttgtaaacaaacactatataccTTCAAAACATGGTAACAATAATTtagatatcatggatggccagtccttgcatccatagctctgtctatgaatttgagagtggttacatttctctagccccattcctcagctttttactgaaaaGGGATGGGAgttcactttgttattgtttcaactgctgattgcagcTTTAATATAGTGACATGTATTGTTCCCGTTCAAACATTTGTGTAAATGTTAGTTTGGTCCTCGTCAAGTTAACTAATCAGTGGCAGTAAGTATCCAGATATAATAGAAAATACGTGAGAAGTGAATACTCCTGAAAAAACTCTGCACTTTGCTGCCATCTGTAGGTAAGATGTGGCACAGCGGCATCAACTGTTGCCTCAGCAGCAATCATAGACGTTTTCAAACAAGGTCCAGGGCACAGCATCACAATGGGAACGAACAACAAGAAAATAAAGAGACAGAGGCTTCCCTGTATATCTATTGGGACTGATCTCCCAGTAAACAGGCGGGAGGTTCTATCCACACCCAGCAACTTCCCAGCAACCCTCCACAGACTCCAGATAACTTAAAAAAGAaagctgatcttagatcagtATCGAAAAGCAACATCACCTATGACTTCTCACCCTTGACCTTGGCGACCTGCCCTGACCTGATATGACCCCTTCAGCAGGGTGAGGAGGAGACCTGGTCGTAGTCGGGGCACTTGAGCAGGGCCGGGTAGCTGGTGCTCATCTGGAGTGAGGTTTCGCTGGAGATGTCCGAGGGGCTGCGTCCACGTGCCCAGGTCTCCGGGTGCAGGAACTGACCGGAGTGGTCAGAGCAGTTACTGAGGCGTGGCCGGTAGAAGCCGGGGTGGTGGCGCTGGTACATTTCCTCGGCTGTGTAGCGCTTCATGAACAGGTAGACGGACATGACGCCCGcactctgggagagagagagagagcgagagagagacggacagaaagagagagagagacggacagacggaccgaaagagggacagacagacaataaAGGTTAGAGGACACTGCACTCTGTAGTATAGAGAGCCAGAAGACCCAGAAGAGAGGGTACCACACCAGCAGACGATAGGTAAACTAGTGATCAGAGCGTTGGGCCGTAACCgtaaggttgctggttcgaatacccgagcCTACAAGGTGAAATGCAAGGCACTTGactctaatttgctccaggggtgctcTACTACTATGGCTGTAGTATTTCACCTCACCTATCCAGTGTGTGACAATAAAAAAAAAGCATGTTCTTTGGTAGTGAACTATCATACAATGTAGATTTATTCTACAACAAATCTACCTCAGTGAGTGCATGTTCTTTTTTTCTCGTCTTATTCAACTGTCACCATGGACCTGCaacaaagatagctcagatgtgcgagtgccttttggaTTTTGAAGTACCTCAGTGAGCAGAAAGGAGATGGCAGCGAAGGCGAAGGACCAGCCGTACCGGTAGCTGAAGTAGGACTCACTGCTCTTAGTCCTGTTCAACATCTCGTCATTAATACTGGATATATACAACACGAGACCTACCACCAGAGCCAGAcctgacagaaagagagggaagaggagggggagataacagaaggagagagagagaggggggaagacaaACGAGAGATTAAACAAACCTTCAAAGCCTGAACATCAGtcagagaaagaaacagacagacagagaagacagatagTGATTGTGTTAAAGCGAGATAGACACCGTCACATTCTGTAGCTGAAGCAGAGACCGCAGAAAACGAGGAAGAGGAGAAGtagggaagaagaggagaaagaaaaggaggtgaggaagaagagagggaagattAGAAGAGTACCTGAAAGGATAAAGAAGATTCCGGAGACAAAGGCCAGGATGGTGCGATGAGGTCGGACGTGTCCGATGTTGTTTAGCACAAAGCCGATGAACATGAAGAACAGACTGACCAGAGGAAACGGAGTGGCTGAACGAAtcatctctgagagagagagagagagagagagagagagagagagagagagagagagagagagagagagagagagagagagaaagagagagagagagagaaaaacagcaaCATAGAGAAAGACATAACTATACAGAAACAGAATTTAACAGACACAT from Oncorhynchus clarkii lewisi isolate Uvic-CL-2024 unplaced genomic scaffold, UVic_Ocla_1.0 unplaced_contig_742_pilon_pilon, whole genome shotgun sequence encodes:
- the LOC139400137 gene encoding LOW QUALITY PROTEIN: voltage-dependent calcium channel gamma-5 subunit-like (The sequence of the model RefSeq protein was modified relative to this genomic sequence to represent the inferred CDS: substituted 1 base at 1 genomic stop codon), coding for MSGCGRKALALLSSVFAVSGLGLLGVAVSTDYWLYLEEGVILPLNQTTDIRTSLHSGLWRVCFLAGSLXSLSSSLPGEEAGRCFTIEYIMPMNLQLTSESTVSVLKMIRSATPFPLVSLFFMFIGFVLNNIGHVRPHRTILAFVSGIFFILSGLALVVGLVLYISSINDEMLNRTKSSESYFSYRYGWSFAFAAISFLLTESAGVMSVYLFMKRYTAEEMYQRHHPGFYRPRLSNCSDHSGQFLHPETWARGRSPSDISSETSLQMSTSYPALLKCPDYDQVSSSPC